The segment ACCAGTGGGCATGGGAAGGAGGGTTCAGGGGGCTAGGGCCCCAGGGAgcgggtgcagggggctggggcatgggaagGAGGGTGCAGCCAGTGCATGGGGGACAGACTGTAGGTGTGTGGACTGGTGGCTGGGGACAGTCCTTGGATGGGAGGCTAGATAGACACAGTCCCTGGATGGAGGGATTGAGGGCAGGGAGCAAGTGCTGGGGGGGCAGTTCCTGGGTGGAGGACtggatgctggagggggcagtcccTGGGGGGGCTGTTCTGCCCTGGACAGGGCACCCTGTCTCTTCAAAGCAGGCACGTGTGCCAGACCACTGTTGGGGGGGTGTCTGGATGCTGGGGGGACAGTCCCAGGAGGTTTGGGTGATGTGGGGCATTCCCTAGGTGGGGGGACTGGGTGCCTGGAGTACAGTCCCTGGCTCGGGTGAGcaccccaccctgggcagggctcctcatctttgcaggcaggctccGCAGCCATGCTCTCCAGGCACCCAGCCTAGCcacgctgccagcagcagcgtgtCATGCCATGCCACTCCTCCAGTAAATTAATTTTAAGTTAATGTCTTGACttattttgctaatttaaaatGCTCTTGATAGACATTTGCCAGTATTGAAATGAAAGGTACTAAATTGATTTGAATCGTATTGCTATCATATAACAAAtactaaatctttttttttttccccagaagtattgcagtggttctcaaactgtgggttggaaccccaaagtgggtcgcaaccctgttttaatggggttgccagggctggcgttagacttgctggggcctgggactgaagccaaagcctgagctttGACTTCCCTTAAGCTTCAGCTTCCATTTAGCTTCACACCaacctggggtggcagggcttaggttgtgcccccctgcccagggcagcagggcttggtGGGGCTTAGGTTTCTGTCCCCCCtgctggggtcatgtagtaattttttgttgtcagaagggggtcccggtgcaatgaaatttgagaacccaTGATGTATTGTATTGTGGATggggcccacataacacatagagagctgtaTGCgtcccacaatggtaaataggttaagaaccactgttctagagatATAACCTTCAGTCTAAATTCCATGTGGTATGCAGACAGAATTACTTTCTATTGGAAAAATCTTCTATTCTGCATGCATATCAGAATGCAGGATCAAATCTAATGTCTATTTAGTGAAAATCATTAGACTCTCAGATACATTTATACCcattatgtgtatatataaagtatcatttgaaaatcaaaataaaatttcaaaaatgttttgatatttcCAGAAAGGATTTGATGTGTTCAATGCACTAGACTTGatggaaaacaaaacattccTGGAAAAACTCAAGTTTGGGATAGGAGATGGGAACTTGCAGTATTATTTGTACAACTGGCGGTGTCCTGGCATGGAATCCGAAAAGGTAAGACAGAAAAGAGCTTCTGTGCacagttaataaaaataaattaatttaagaATGTCAAAacttaatgtttttttaattgaacatcTAAGATTCGTAATTAAGTTCAAAAAGCCAGTATTTGTTGCTATACTTGCCTTAACTACTGCATTTTGCTCTTACTTTAGGTTGGCCTTGTATTACAATAAGGAGGACCATTGTGTTTCTAGAACTCTGAAGCTGTCATTTGGATTGATTTAATCTACATAACAGTTCTTGGAACAGTATTGTTCAAGAGGAATAAAAGCACAACATCAGTGAAATTAAAATAATCCATCAAATCTAAAATAATGAAGAAATCCGTAGCTGACCaattttcacattttcagataAAATGGAAAGTTCATGAAACTTTTATTGTCCATAAAAAGAATAAAAGCACATTCATTTAATTTTCAAAGCTTAGCTCGCACCTTGATAAAAAGACGGTATTTTTTTCCACTCTGTAGAAAAGACTGTTTTGTACAAACTGAACTGCAGTGGTGGATTAGGGTACGAAAATCTTTGCTATTATGTGAATGAACTGCTGCATTTCTATTTATTAAGTGGTGGTGTATGTTTGTCAGTGTAACAGAATGAAGGATCCAAACTGAGTATCTTTGCTTATAAAATTCACATGGATGTCATCATTTGGGGTAAAATAATGGAGTTATGATACATTTGTAGCTAATATGAAAGTCTTGGATGTTTTTGTAACTGGAGCAGTATGAAAATGTGCTGGTTTGACTAGTGCATTTGTTTCTCCATAAGCAACGCTGCCAAATCAATAAAAATACAGATTTGTACTTTGATCTTCAATAGATCAGTGGATTGATTCAGTAGTATTGCACTGTTCAGTGCAGATATCTGTTGCCAGAATGATTATAAATTACTGTACTTAATTTATAGTTGTGGCACAAAACCTTAGTTTTTCCTCAGTAGATCAACATCAGCCTGTGTGTAAAACTAAGAATTTTGATAATGCTGTCAAACTATTTATAGTTTTGAATGTTTTCAATGCTTCTGCAAAAATTGCACATATTTCTTTGTCTACTTTGAAGTCTGTAATTCTAACGAAAAGTATCTTGTGTAAATAAGTATTCATAAATTGTTACTGGTAGTGTTTTTATCCTGAATTTTGAACAAAAGGTTTCACTGCATATAGTGCCAGTAATCTTCTCCCTATCCCCTGGAAAGACTATGTACTGGCCTTAACTTAAATGCAACAACTTGATTTTTATTTCCTCATGAATGCTCTGCAACCAGAAGCATTTGGAATACGTTCCATAATGTCATATTCATAGCTTAAATTGTGATGGGAATTCTTAGAGTTTAGGTATGCTATAGTCATATGAGCAGCAAAAATCTACACTTCTAGCTGAAAGTGCCAAATAGTGGTGAAGGTTACATGCTGTGCAGGTATTTTGGACATTACTTGAATATTGGTGAAATATTTATGGATAAACCTGGCTTTAACACCCCCATAATTCTAAATGAGAGAGCAAATTTTGCTCAACTTTAGGAGCTGTCTGAAATTAGCaatgtagagagagagagttagttcTGCCTCTATCACTGGACTTAACACCTTGTATTGGCAGCTTATCTCATAAAAGTCAGTCTTTTATAATGGAAGGGGACTCTACCCCATACGTACAGGGGTAACAGGCTCTCAGGCTTTGTCTAAACTATGATTTAAAGGCATATTGCAAGGTAAATGTGTTCTAACCCATACTAATACACAGTTACTCTAATGTGCACAGTGCAGCCTGCTTCAATATGTGCTCAAGTTAAAGCATGCTGCCCTTGTCTACATTAGACTTTGAAAGGTAGTACATTCCAACCCCCCAGGGCTGGCTTCCAATTATCCATAGTAGGATTTAATTAGCCACTTATGTCATTAAAGCTAAAATGGTTTGTACCTTAAAGTCACTGAGGGCCTATTGCTGGCCTAAAGAACACAAGCTGTGTCTACACAGGCACATCCAGGAAAGTTATGACAAATCAACTTAACCTTACATTGATGTGCATAAGTTAAAGCCTATTAACCACTCACATGGATGCTCTCATGCAAGAATAAAGCAGCCTTATTCTGTGATAGTTTAATTCTCTGCCAAAGAGTGAGGATTAAACCAGTGGTTTCTGAATTTATTAATGTGAGCTACAaactgcattttgtctttttttgtacCTGCCATTACATATATGAACCCTCAGCCCCAGCACTGCAACCCTAAATCCCATCTAGGttcagaggtggggggagggtttggaGCTCACCCTGGACTCACCCCAATGGCAGCtccagtctggggggggggggagggttggtccCAACTCTGGGCATTGCAATTGGGTGCATGGGGGTGCAGCACCATTCATttttgcgcgcacacacacaattttgACAGAGgagtggccaggccaaatttgagtggcactGTATCATGACACAcagggttgcaatgccactcctGTTTGGCCCTTCTACTCTATCATGAGAGAGTAGCTGCATCAAActtgagtggcactgtgaccacAAGCATCAAGTTGCAACACCCAGCATGGGGAACTGGACCGTGTCCCACAGGACAAAAGCTGCTGCTGTGGGTGAGAGCTGGGCAGGTTCTCTCTCCAACACCCCTGCTGCATTGGAGCCTTCCATCTGCACCAAGCTGGGAAAAGTATATGTTAGCCTAAGTCTGGGCTCAGCAACAGGTTATTCTGACCCTGGACATGGCAACCCATCTAGaaccttcccacaacccactgcTTGGGAAACTCTATCTTAAACTAAGGCCATCTTATTCCTGAATGAGAACAGCTATTGGGGTGGTAATGTGCTTTAATTTACCCTTTTAGTTGATTCACTTTAACTTTCCTGAGTGACAAGCGCAAAGAACACACACAGCAAAGCTAAAAATTAgtatctgccttttttttttcccccaggcagGGGCCTGTGGGCATTTTGCTATTAGAAGCCTCTGCTGCAGTTTGCTTTTGACCCTTTTTAATTTGTCCCCTTAACTTGTACATgagtggagggagaaggggaatcCAGAATACAGGCAGCTTAGATAATCTTTGACCTGGAACATAGAAGTTTCTCCcctatttacaaaacaaaaaaccaaaaaccacagGCTCCCTTAAAGAAAGAGGTTTTTGCTAGCTTTCTTCCTGAAGGACAGTAGTAGCTTTTGAGTAAAATGTGAGATCTCAGTAAACTACTTCTATTTTGTTGAGATCATAcacttttttttattgcagtctGAGCTGCTCCATTGTTCCCTACCTTCTAAACATCCTTACACAATTTCCTGCAAAATATCTGGTGTGTGCTCTCATTACATTCTACTGCTTACTATGGCAGTTTCTTAAAGTGCATTTCCCTTCAAGAGTTAAGTATCATACCATTTTCAGCTATTTGGAATTATTACAATTCTGACCTGCCATTTTACATGCAATAGTACATAAAATATATCTGAAGTTATTGGAAATAGTTTCTAAACTCCCTTTGTGAAATAATTTTGACAGTTAACTTCGTCTTTGTATTATGTGGCTCCTGTGAGAGAATGTCTCGGTTTGCATACAacagtcttttttaaaatgcatttttcctgCAACAGAAGTATTTAATTATTAGTATGTTGATCAAGACTAATGTTTTCCTTTAGCATATCAGAGACCAAATATATCTGGAAACCAGTTTAGCATGCATCTCTTGACCAAAACCAACCTCATAGAGCAGAGTATTAACATTCAAAACCAGAGCCTGTGTGCGTGCCTACCAGTTACAGATGTTTGCTTGAAACATCTTATAGATGaccagcttttaaaaaacaaagtttatACCAGCATGGACACTTGTTTGAATAAACTTTCAATTTTGATATTCATTTGTTTGAATAGTTACATTTAATTTTAGAGTTTTGTTCTAAGTATATTTATTCCCTAAAAACGAAAGAATTTGCTTGATGCTTTTCATTAATAGCAAATGCACATTCTAGAACTATACCACACACCAGTAAGCCCAGGCTCTCTAAACAATAATTAAACATGTCTTAAGAAAGTAGTTAACACTTATGCACAATTTTATAGATTGCATGCTTTAATGTCAGAACAAAACAAATCTGAGTTCATCTTCTATTGGTCAAATGACTTTACTTCTGAAGCCATGACATTTAAAAGCAGCTAACTTAGTTACATGGGGCAGTTTCCAATACTACATCAAAATCACTTTACTCCCACTGTAAAGACCTGTACTAAACTAAGTTATTTTGAagcagcttttttatttttgggaGGTTTTCGTATCTTATTTGGATTTGGAACAAGCTTTTTAATTCTGAGAGCTTGTAAAGTTACATTTGAAGAATCCGACTTATTGCTTTCAGTACATTTCCACTTATGGCTTTGAGAGAACTCCTCCACGGAGGTCTCCATAAGCTCGGTATCTTGAATTTCCAAAGGATCAGTATATGCCTCCGCCATATGTTGCTCACTTCTATGGTGAATCCAGGGCACATCCAAGCTAGGTATCCGTGGTATTATACCTTCGACTACTTCAGTAAAAGTATCAGaattctttttaaaacccagtgcTAGAACAGATGTTAAGCCAAGCATAGGAGCTATGCTTTCACTAAGACGTGGAACCTGGCCAGCTGGGACTGCTCGACTTGCACTGAGCTGAATAAGGTGCATGGTGATCATAGTAGGTTTTGCAGATTTACACACCAGCACTAGAAGTAGTTCATTTTTTTCCAAAGATCTAGTAACCTCATTAATTCCAATAGCAAGCTGTTTCCTGATGTTTAAGTCAGTCCATCCTTGTTCTTGTTGAATATGGTCCATTTCCTTCTCCTTTGGAAGTACACTACAATCACTAGCAtcacatttttctttaatttgccTTTTTGCAATAGAACGTTTTTTCCTCCTTCGAGTCTCAATCTTTTTAAGTCCAATGTGTTTAATCCTTTCTTCCAAGGTCTGGAGTATAAAGTGCATATCATCTCCTTCTAGGGTGTTCCACTTGATATCATATGGGTTATTTAAAGATGTTTTTACAGTAATTTTCTTTGCTTTACGGACTGATCCACCCCTGGCCTGCACTATGGGCATCTTGATGCTTTTCTCTGTGTTTTGACACCTCAGCTATGAATAAGAGAAAAGAGGAAACTACTAGTTAATATTTTTAAGATACCCAAAGTGAACAGTCTTTAAAAAGTGCCTCTCTTGGGCATGCAATAGTCAAACTCTTTCTATTGCAACAGATTTGTGCTTCTTAGTACCTTTCCTAATGTTTTAAGAGATCTATAGCCTGTTTCACACCAGCTCAGtaccacttttttttaaatctttacaaAAAGCACATTCAggaatcacccaatgaaattaataggcagcagctttaaaacaaaaggaagtacttcttccacaacacagagtcaacctgtgaaCTCATTGcgaggggatgctgtgaagatcaaaatcataacagggttcaaaaaagaacaagataagttcatagagaataggtccatcaatggatattagtcaagatggtctgggatgcaaccccatgctttaagtgttcctagcctctgattgccagaagctgttctgttcattgcctctgaagcacctggcattggccactgtcaggagacaggatactgggctagctggattggtctgacccagtgtggctgttcttatgtagtaTTAGACTTCAGTAATTACTTGGAAACATAGCACCTGCTCCATTCATTAATGAAAAAGCAACAAGTCAAGACTTGTGCCAAAAGTGATACATCTGAAACTGTACAGAGGCTGCTAGAGGTTCTACAGATTAAAAAACTAAGTCAAAACAAACTGTTGACGTTGtaggaaacaaatatttcatttttactgCTGCACATATATATTTTGGAAACTATCAAGAGAACAATGATCTGAACCTATACTATCTCAACTGTAGCAAACTATTTTATATTCTTGAATTCATGAAGTATCTTTACTTTGATTAGCATCCTCAATCTTTCCCCCTTTGCAATGTAATTCACATTAGCAAGTGTTCTTGTTTACTGGCATTTAGaagatacaattttttaaaactaattcTTAGGCTTTTGTAAGGAAAGGCAGATATTCTATTGTACGCCCCCATGGAAACTCAGATTTGACCTATAACAGGAGCATGTTATTCCACACATGGTATTGTGACATCTAAACTAAAGCAACTCAGGTTTCAAATCAGAAAGGTTGAGACCTGTCATTCTCAAGGGACGATCCACAATTACAGAACTCCCTCTAGAGAACAGA is part of the Chrysemys picta bellii isolate R12L10 chromosome 2, ASM1138683v2, whole genome shotgun sequence genome and harbors:
- the RPP38 gene encoding ribonuclease P protein subunit p38 isoform X1 produces the protein MAVTAAGAGGMCRRTGARGARSEQAGGSGAWRGRVPAHTFLQRPLAARCGRTAACELRRQRREELRCQNTEKSIKMPIVQARGGSVRKAKKITVKTSLNNPYDIKWNTLEGDDMHFILQTLEERIKHIGLKKIETRRRKKRSIAKRQIKEKCDASDCSVLPKEKEMDHIQQEQGWTDLNIRKQLAIGINEVTRSLEKNELLLVLVCKSAKPTMITMHLIQLSASRAVPAGQVPRLSESIAPMLGLTSVLALGFKKNSDTFTEVVEGIIPRIPSLDVPWIHHRSEQHMAEAYTDPLEIQDTELMETSVEEFSQSHKWKCTESNKSDSSNVTLQALRIKKLVPNPNKIRKPPKNKKAASK
- the RPP38 gene encoding ribonuclease P protein subunit p38 isoform X2; this translates as MKKIQKLRCQNTEKSIKMPIVQARGGSVRKAKKITVKTSLNNPYDIKWNTLEGDDMHFILQTLEERIKHIGLKKIETRRRKKRSIAKRQIKEKCDASDCSVLPKEKEMDHIQQEQGWTDLNIRKQLAIGINEVTRSLEKNELLLVLVCKSAKPTMITMHLIQLSASRAVPAGQVPRLSESIAPMLGLTSVLALGFKKNSDTFTEVVEGIIPRIPSLDVPWIHHRSEQHMAEAYTDPLEIQDTELMETSVEEFSQSHKWKCTESNKSDSSNVTLQALRIKKLVPNPNKIRKPPKNKKAASK
- the RPP38 gene encoding ribonuclease P protein subunit p38 isoform X3; this translates as MPIVQARGGSVRKAKKITVKTSLNNPYDIKWNTLEGDDMHFILQTLEERIKHIGLKKIETRRRKKRSIAKRQIKEKCDASDCSVLPKEKEMDHIQQEQGWTDLNIRKQLAIGINEVTRSLEKNELLLVLVCKSAKPTMITMHLIQLSASRAVPAGQVPRLSESIAPMLGLTSVLALGFKKNSDTFTEVVEGIIPRIPSLDVPWIHHRSEQHMAEAYTDPLEIQDTELMETSVEEFSQSHKWKCTESNKSDSSNVTLQALRIKKLVPNPNKIRKPPKNKKAASK